A region from the Serinibacter arcticus genome encodes:
- a CDS encoding ABC transporter substrate-binding protein has product MSTKRRVLASTAAIAALAMTLSACGGTDRADEGSSEGSGSGSAGEGDLSGELLIWAWDSTIESVVDAFEEANPEVDVELVNAGTGNDQYVALQNAIGAGSGVPDIAQIEYFAVPQFAIGEGLADIGPLGAADLESTFTPGPWGSVNVNGGVYGLPIDSGPMALFYNEAVFTEHGVEVPTTWDEYLEAARALHAADPNLYITNDTGDAGFTTSMIWQAGGHPYEVDGTEATVNFDTPEVKQFTDVWQTMIDEGLLAPVSSWSDDWNKGLGDGTIASLTIGAWMPTNLENGAPAAEGDWRVAPMPQWEAGADLVTAENGGSALSVTSASADTELAYAFLEFAAVNEGVQLRVDGGAFPATVAELEDEEFLGKEFPYFGNQKLNEVLAESAKAVAPGWQYLPFQVYTNSIFNDSVGQAYIGGTTLTDGLAAWQDATIKYGNEQGFTVN; this is encoded by the coding sequence ATGAGCACCAAGCGCCGCGTCCTGGCGAGCACCGCCGCGATCGCGGCCCTCGCCATGACCCTCTCGGCCTGCGGCGGCACCGACCGCGCCGACGAGGGCTCCTCCGAGGGCTCCGGTTCCGGCTCGGCCGGCGAGGGCGACCTCTCCGGCGAGCTGCTGATCTGGGCCTGGGACTCCACCATCGAGAGCGTCGTGGACGCGTTCGAGGAGGCCAACCCCGAGGTCGACGTCGAGCTCGTCAACGCCGGTACCGGCAACGACCAGTACGTCGCCCTCCAGAACGCGATCGGCGCCGGCTCCGGCGTTCCGGACATCGCCCAGATCGAGTACTTCGCGGTCCCGCAGTTCGCGATCGGCGAGGGCCTCGCGGACATCGGCCCGCTCGGCGCCGCGGACCTCGAGTCCACCTTCACCCCCGGCCCGTGGGGCTCCGTGAACGTCAACGGCGGCGTCTACGGCCTGCCGATCGACTCGGGACCCATGGCCCTGTTCTACAACGAGGCCGTCTTCACCGAGCACGGCGTCGAGGTCCCCACCACGTGGGACGAGTACCTCGAGGCGGCCCGCGCCCTCCACGCTGCCGACCCGAACCTCTACATCACCAACGACACCGGCGACGCCGGCTTCACGACGTCGATGATCTGGCAGGCCGGCGGCCACCCGTACGAGGTCGACGGCACCGAGGCCACGGTCAACTTCGACACCCCCGAGGTCAAGCAGTTCACCGACGTCTGGCAGACGATGATCGACGAGGGCCTTCTCGCCCCGGTCAGCTCCTGGTCCGACGACTGGAACAAGGGCCTCGGCGACGGCACCATCGCGTCGCTCACCATCGGCGCCTGGATGCCCACCAACCTCGAGAACGGCGCCCCCGCCGCCGAGGGTGACTGGCGCGTCGCCCCCATGCCGCAGTGGGAGGCCGGGGCCGACCTGGTCACCGCCGAGAACGGTGGCTCCGCCCTGTCGGTGACGTCCGCGTCTGCCGACACCGAGCTCGCCTACGCGTTCCTCGAGTTCGCCGCTGTCAACGAGGGCGTCCAGCTCCGCGTCGACGGTGGCGCGTTCCCGGCCACGGTCGCGGAGCTCGAGGACGAGGAGTTCCTGGGCAAGGAGTTCCCGTACTTCGGCAACCAGAAGCTCAACGAGGTCCTGGCCGAGTCGGCCAAGGCCGTCGCGCCGGGCTGGCAGTACCTGCCCTTCCAGGTCTACACGAACTCGATCTTCAACGACTCGGTCGGCCAGGCCTACATCGGCGGCACCACGCTGACCGACGGTCTCGCCGCCTGGCAGGACGCGACGATCAAGTACG